From a region of the Sander lucioperca isolate FBNREF2018 chromosome 8, SLUC_FBN_1.2, whole genome shotgun sequence genome:
- the itprid2 gene encoding protein ITPRID2 isoform X2: MESGSLEMDTSTAPDPRVQSDRRLASLRRRAWAQSRDSIWQESEESCGLQGPQQNVMDGEEQRPSEEPGRVPNKITSWLIECRTPLGASLDDQSASPSRGVLKNGCSFEDDLSLGAEANHLQSSNNKTESCFGLAADQKRSQYKERARSMNSTGSGKSSTVSSVSELLDLYEEDPEEILLNLGFGREEPDLASKVPSRFFSNSSTARGIDIKVYLGAQLQRMEVENPNYALTSRFRQIEVLTTVANEFFQLYSQVSGQPLQRISSRDQGDRGEGEGDESSPLLRRTGSARNVAKFLKKTITKHNLYAAAAESPEAHKPDQHTQPNGHATPDHTHTNGHAHPGPEEDGCSTDSDHQAETVNQKHMRKKDSYSLATVAEETNGDGDDSPEQSKTGPAANGEHQPESDSQSTNQRIEEGSQVVKEDKENLTSTPEKAPPTLAPLQLAQLRMENADSFDMEEIQSNEDEALPPKTSRATDLLRTVSQQSDSSGFAEEPSADSNSYLKVQESSDSCDSETTVTSHPSLDVATPLAMDQPAFELPDGREEEAGPDGAAGDDRSSEQVPQYSVHHLPRNKPMETQQDKTREEEKIESGDRIDPEPEPEQEISQSLSAVEQEPQHTQNQTETATDTESPTDGVGAEDEAQEENAFLDDSPLCPPPAPSSPVLSALIRAKQSQLTRGGQRVDPQSADSPQIPGRGRGRGRRGVPMQRSSSLPSSLLSPSRVVSSVRIQFGRGQASCTQPRFSFKYNQEAEGDGDGEEVEEEEGQTNCLSTLIINPASSSGSINQPLRLPTEARIPPKPIPRHLLRSTCSLQSCSPPPDWSPGSPAHSWSTQSVPDLSSNQRQPCQFQQNISTNQNHYRYPNPNPTAQYVNPSPNPSPSLNSSQYPFTLNPPPQYPAPLHPYASLPNLLHHHNLSHHSSLNSLYQPTTPTMPQHESLSNLHQPSTSTASHHVSLGSLHPRTPAMHHQGYNHLYGHQSPYHATPHGSQFASPYLGHHGYNMNPNLAFPHLAPEHSLHPGFAPPAPGYFPDLASTLGPSHSIHPGLAPYVAPGPGPSQGPSSTEMQLRRVLHDIRETVQSLSQNRADTPDAFREHRAARPSHQSLAEFKQKRQSLNLFRSQMMDLELSIIRQQALVYKHLSPADRMEVEQLQSLRSAVREELQELEQQLEDRLMEVTHHTQHRSLHRDGSLDSLSTASALRAMEPVSDLLREQLYLQSELSYDGNTPSTDCSSRSSSPVRGGSGEQRGGVYRASININPAPPPRPNTHTEEEKEGERDGGEGGEIQEEEGAAGEVRVGNLQQLIREIRESVAQEVRQEIYSELLAAVSPRRSPLPGKKHPQ, from the exons ATGGAGAGTGGATCTCTGGAAATGGACACCAGCACTGCTCCAG ATCCCAGAGTGCAGTCAGACCGCCGCTTAGCCAGCCTGCGGCGTCGGGCCTGGGCCCAGAGTAGAGACTCCATCTGGCAAGAATCAGAAGAGAGCTGTGGCCTCCAGGGGCCCCAACAGAATGTAATGGACGGGGAAGAACAAAGACCCTCAGAAGAACCAG ggCGGGTTCCTAACAAGATCACCAGCTGGCTGATTGAATGCAG GACTCCCCTCGGAGCCTCTTTAGATGATCAAAGTGCTTCTCCAAGCAGAG gAGTGCTGAAGAACGGCTGCAGCTTTGAAGATGACCTTTCACTGGGAGCTGAAG ccAACCATCTTCAGTCCAGTAACAATAAAACTGAATCCTG TTTTGGTCTTGCGGCGGATCAGAAGAGGAGTCAGTATAAAGAGAGAGCAAGAAGTATGAACTCCACAGGATCAGGGAAGAGCAGCACTGTATCCAG tgtGTCAGAGCTGCTTGACCTGTACGAGGAGGACCCTGAAGAAATCCTCTTAAATCTTGGTTTTGGTCGAGAAGAACCCGACCTAGCCTCAAAGGTTCCCTCCCGTTTCTTCAGCAACTCTTCCACAGCGCGAGGCATCGACATCAAG GTCTACCTGGGAGCTCAGCTGCAGCGCATGGAAGTGGAAAACCCCAACTACGCTCTGACTA GTCGTTTCCGTCAAATCGAGGTCTTGACTACAGTAGCTAACGAGTTTTTCCAGCTTTACAGTCAGGTTTCTGGTCAGCCTCTCCAACGCATCAGCTCCAGGGACCAAG gagacagaggagaaggagagggagatgaGTCATCTCCTCTGCTGAGGAGGACTGGCTCGGCTCGAAACGTTGCCAAATTCCTCAAGAAAACCATCACCAAACACAACCTGTATGCAGCCGCCGCCGAGTCGCCTGAAGCACACAAGCCTGACCAACACACACAGCCGAACGGACACGCAACccctgatcacacacacaccaatggtCACGCACACCCAGGTCCAGAAGAGGACGGCTGCAGTACCGACTCCGACCACCAGGCGGAGACTGTCAACCAGAAACACATGCGCAAGAAAGACAGCTATTCCCTGGCAACGGTTGCCGAGGAAACCAACGGGGATGGAGACGACAG CCCTGAACAGAGCAAAACCGGACCAGCAGCCAATGGAGAGCATCAACCAGAATCTGACTCTcagtcaaccaatcagagaatAGAAGAAGGATCCCAGGTGGTCAAAGAGGACAAGGAGAACCTGACCTCTACCCCAGAGAAAGCCCCCCCCACCCTGGCCCCGCTCCAGCTGGCCCAGCTTCGCATGGAAAACGCAGACTCTTTCGACATGGAGGAG ATTCAGAGTAACGAAGATGAGGCTCTGCCACCTAAAACTTCCAGAGCTACTG ATCTGTTAAGGACAGTCAGTCAGCAGTCAGACAGCAGTGGTTTTGCTGAGGAGCCCTCGGCTGACTCCAACAGCTACCTCAAG GTGCAGGAGAGCAGTGACAGCTGTGACAGCGAGACGACTGTGACATCACACCCCTCACTAGATGTGGCCACGCCCCTCGCAATGGACCAACCAGCATTCGAGCTGCCAGATGGCCGAGAGGAAGAGGCGGGGCCTGATGGTGCTGCTGGGGATGATAGGAGTTCAGAGCAGGTTCCACAGTACTCAGTCCACCACCTCCCAAGGAACAAACCAATGGAAACGCAGCAGGATAAGACCCGGGAGGAGGAGAAAATTGAGAGTGGGGACCGGATTGATcctgaaccagaaccagaacagGAGATTTCCCAGAGTTTGTCCGCTGTAGAACAAGAACCTCAACACACCCAGAACCAGACCGAgacagctacagacacagaatcACCCACGGACGGAGTGGGTGCTGAGGACGAGGCCCAAGAAGAAAATGCATTCTTGGATGATTCTCCACTttgtcctcctcctgctccatcCTCTCCAGTTCTAAGCGCTCTGATCCGAGCCAAACAGAGCCAGCTGACCCGGGGTGGGCAGCGGGTTGACCCCCAGTCTGCCGATTCGCCCCAAATCCCAGGCagaggacgaggacgaggaAGGCGCGGCGTCCCTATGCAGCGGTCGTCCTCCCTGCCCTCCTCGCTCCTCTCGCCCTCCAGGGTCGTGTCCTCTGTCAGGATCCAGTTTGGGCGAGGCCAGGCGTCCTGCACGCAGCCCAGATTCTCCTTCAAATACAACCAGGAGGCCGAAGGGGACGGGGACGGGGAAGaggtagaggaggaggaaggacaaACCAACTGTCTGTCTACTTTGATTATAAACCCTGCCTCCTCGTCTGGCTCTATCAACCAACCACTAAGGCTTCCCACAGAAGCTCGCATCCCACCTAAACCTATCCCACGCCACCTGCTGCGGTCAACCTGCTCCCTGCAGAGCTGCAGCCCTCCTCCTGATTGGTCACCAGGAAGCCCTGCCCACTCCTGGAGCACCCAGAGCGTTCCTGATCTCTCCTCCAATCAGCGGCAGCCGTGCCAGTTCCAACAGAACATTAGCACCAACCAAAACCATTACCGTTACCCTAATCCTAATCCTACAGCTCAGTATGTTAACCCAAGCCCCAATCCTAGTCCCAGCCTTAACTCCAGCCAATACCCCTTCACTCTGAACCCTCCTCCACAGTATCCTGCCCCTCTCCATCCGTATGCCAGTCTTCCTAACCTTCTTCACCACCACAACTTGTCCCACCATTCTAGTCTAAACAGTCTCTACCAACCTACAACTCCCACAATGCCCCAGCACGAAAGCCTCTCCAACTTGCATCAGCCCTCCACTTCCACGGCATCTCACCACGTCAGTCTGGGCAGCCTGCATCCGAGAACTCCAGCAATGCACCACCAGGGCTACAATCATCTATACGGCCATCAGTCACCCTACCATGCCACTCCTCACGGCTCGCAGTTTGCCTCGCCCTACCTCGGCCACCATGGGTACAACATGAACCCAAACCTGGCGTTTCCACACCTGGCCCCAGAACACAGCCTCCATCCAGGGTTTGCTCCTCCTGCTCCAGGTTACTTCCCAGACCTGGCCTCAACCCTAGGCCCAAGTCACAGCATCCACCCGGGGCTGGCTCCTTATGTTGCTCCAGGTCCGGGACCCAGTCAGGGCCCGTCCAGCACTGAGATGCAGCTGAGGAGAGTTCTGCATGACATCAGAGAAACGGTTCAGAGTCTGAGCCAG AACCGAGCCGACACTCCAGACGCGTTCAGGGAGCACAGAGCAGCTCGGCCCAGCCACCAG TCTTTGGCAGAGTTTAAGCAGAAGAGGCAGAGTCTAAACTTATTCCGCAGTCAGATGATGGACCTGGAGCTGTCAATCATCCGACAGCAGGCTCTGGTCTACAAACACCTGAGCCCTGCCGACAG gatggAGGTGGAGCAGCTTCAGTCTCTGAGGTCAGCAGTGAGAGAGGAACTGCAGGAGCTGGAACAACAGCTGGAAGACAGACTGATGGAGGTGACACATCACACCCAACACAGg AGTCTCCATAGAGACGGCAGTCTTGACAGCCTGTCCACCGCCTCTGCACTAAGAGCCATGGAGCCG GTGTCGGACCTCCTCAGAGAGCAGCTCTACCTCCAATCTGAGCTCAGCTACGACGGTAACACCCCCTCCACCGACTGCTCCTCCAGATCCTCCAGTCCAGTCCGAGGAGGAAGCGGCGAGCAGAGAGGAGGCGTGTACCGGGCATCAATTAACATAAACCCTGCCCCCCCTCCTcgacccaacacacacactgaggaagagaaggagggagagagggacggaggagaaggaggagaaatacaagaggaggagggagcagCAGGAGAAGTCAGAGTGGGGAACCTGCAGCAGCTTATCAGAGAG ATTCGAGAGAGCGTGGCGCAAGAGGTCCGACAGGAGATCTACAGTGAGCTGCTGGCTGCCGTCTCGCCAAGGCGATCGCCCCTGCCCGGCAAGAAACACCCGCAGTAG
- the itprid2 gene encoding protein ITPRID2 isoform X4: protein MESGSLEMDTSTAPDPRVQSDRRLASLRRRAWAQSRDSIWQESEESCGLQGPQQNVMDGEEQRPSEEPGRVPNKITSWLIECRTPLGASLDDQSASPSRGVLKNGCSFEDDLSLGAEANHLQSSNNKTESCVSELLDLYEEDPEEILLNLGFGREEPDLASKVPSRFFSNSSTARGIDIKVYLGAQLQRMEVENPNYALTSRFRQIEVLTTVANEFFQLYSQVSGQPLQRISSRDQAGDRGEGEGDESSPLLRRTGSARNVAKFLKKTITKHNLYAAAAESPEAHKPDQHTQPNGHATPDHTHTNGHAHPGPEEDGCSTDSDHQAETVNQKHMRKKDSYSLATVAEETNGDGDDSPEQSKTGPAANGEHQPESDSQSTNQRIEEGSQVVKEDKENLTSTPEKAPPTLAPLQLAQLRMENADSFDMEEIQSNEDEALPPKTSRATDLLRTVSQQSDSSGFAEEPSADSNSYLKVQESSDSCDSETTVTSHPSLDVATPLAMDQPAFELPDGREEEAGPDGAAGDDRSSEQVPQYSVHHLPRNKPMETQQDKTREEEKIESGDRIDPEPEPEQEISQSLSAVEQEPQHTQNQTETATDTESPTDGVGAEDEAQEENAFLDDSPLCPPPAPSSPVLSALIRAKQSQLTRGGQRVDPQSADSPQIPGRGRGRGRRGVPMQRSSSLPSSLLSPSRVVSSVRIQFGRGQASCTQPRFSFKYNQEAEGDGDGEEVEEEEGQTNCLSTLIINPASSSGSINQPLRLPTEARIPPKPIPRHLLRSTCSLQSCSPPPDWSPGSPAHSWSTQSVPDLSSNQRQPCQFQQNISTNQNHYRYPNPNPTAQYVNPSPNPSPSLNSSQYPFTLNPPPQYPAPLHPYASLPNLLHHHNLSHHSSLNSLYQPTTPTMPQHESLSNLHQPSTSTASHHVSLGSLHPRTPAMHHQGYNHLYGHQSPYHATPHGSQFASPYLGHHGYNMNPNLAFPHLAPEHSLHPGFAPPAPGYFPDLASTLGPSHSIHPGLAPYVAPGPGPSQGPSSTEMQLRRVLHDIRETVQSLSQNRADTPDAFREHRAARPSHQSLAEFKQKRQSLNLFRSQMMDLELSIIRQQALVYKHLSPADRMEVEQLQSLRSAVREELQELEQQLEDRLMEVTHHTQHRSLHRDGSLDSLSTASALRAMEPVSDLLREQLYLQSELSYDGNTPSTDCSSRSSSPVRGGSGEQRGGVYRASININPAPPPRPNTHTEEEKEGERDGGEGGEIQEEEGAAGEVRVGNLQQLIREIRESVAQEVRQEIYSELLAAVSPRRSPLPGKKHPQ, encoded by the exons ATGGAGAGTGGATCTCTGGAAATGGACACCAGCACTGCTCCAG ATCCCAGAGTGCAGTCAGACCGCCGCTTAGCCAGCCTGCGGCGTCGGGCCTGGGCCCAGAGTAGAGACTCCATCTGGCAAGAATCAGAAGAGAGCTGTGGCCTCCAGGGGCCCCAACAGAATGTAATGGACGGGGAAGAACAAAGACCCTCAGAAGAACCAG ggCGGGTTCCTAACAAGATCACCAGCTGGCTGATTGAATGCAG GACTCCCCTCGGAGCCTCTTTAGATGATCAAAGTGCTTCTCCAAGCAGAG gAGTGCTGAAGAACGGCTGCAGCTTTGAAGATGACCTTTCACTGGGAGCTGAAG ccAACCATCTTCAGTCCAGTAACAATAAAACTGAATCCTG tgtGTCAGAGCTGCTTGACCTGTACGAGGAGGACCCTGAAGAAATCCTCTTAAATCTTGGTTTTGGTCGAGAAGAACCCGACCTAGCCTCAAAGGTTCCCTCCCGTTTCTTCAGCAACTCTTCCACAGCGCGAGGCATCGACATCAAG GTCTACCTGGGAGCTCAGCTGCAGCGCATGGAAGTGGAAAACCCCAACTACGCTCTGACTA GTCGTTTCCGTCAAATCGAGGTCTTGACTACAGTAGCTAACGAGTTTTTCCAGCTTTACAGTCAGGTTTCTGGTCAGCCTCTCCAACGCATCAGCTCCAGGGACCAAG caggagacagaggagaaggagagggagatgaGTCATCTCCTCTGCTGAGGAGGACTGGCTCGGCTCGAAACGTTGCCAAATTCCTCAAGAAAACCATCACCAAACACAACCTGTATGCAGCCGCCGCCGAGTCGCCTGAAGCACACAAGCCTGACCAACACACACAGCCGAACGGACACGCAACccctgatcacacacacaccaatggtCACGCACACCCAGGTCCAGAAGAGGACGGCTGCAGTACCGACTCCGACCACCAGGCGGAGACTGTCAACCAGAAACACATGCGCAAGAAAGACAGCTATTCCCTGGCAACGGTTGCCGAGGAAACCAACGGGGATGGAGACGACAG CCCTGAACAGAGCAAAACCGGACCAGCAGCCAATGGAGAGCATCAACCAGAATCTGACTCTcagtcaaccaatcagagaatAGAAGAAGGATCCCAGGTGGTCAAAGAGGACAAGGAGAACCTGACCTCTACCCCAGAGAAAGCCCCCCCCACCCTGGCCCCGCTCCAGCTGGCCCAGCTTCGCATGGAAAACGCAGACTCTTTCGACATGGAGGAG ATTCAGAGTAACGAAGATGAGGCTCTGCCACCTAAAACTTCCAGAGCTACTG ATCTGTTAAGGACAGTCAGTCAGCAGTCAGACAGCAGTGGTTTTGCTGAGGAGCCCTCGGCTGACTCCAACAGCTACCTCAAG GTGCAGGAGAGCAGTGACAGCTGTGACAGCGAGACGACTGTGACATCACACCCCTCACTAGATGTGGCCACGCCCCTCGCAATGGACCAACCAGCATTCGAGCTGCCAGATGGCCGAGAGGAAGAGGCGGGGCCTGATGGTGCTGCTGGGGATGATAGGAGTTCAGAGCAGGTTCCACAGTACTCAGTCCACCACCTCCCAAGGAACAAACCAATGGAAACGCAGCAGGATAAGACCCGGGAGGAGGAGAAAATTGAGAGTGGGGACCGGATTGATcctgaaccagaaccagaacagGAGATTTCCCAGAGTTTGTCCGCTGTAGAACAAGAACCTCAACACACCCAGAACCAGACCGAgacagctacagacacagaatcACCCACGGACGGAGTGGGTGCTGAGGACGAGGCCCAAGAAGAAAATGCATTCTTGGATGATTCTCCACTttgtcctcctcctgctccatcCTCTCCAGTTCTAAGCGCTCTGATCCGAGCCAAACAGAGCCAGCTGACCCGGGGTGGGCAGCGGGTTGACCCCCAGTCTGCCGATTCGCCCCAAATCCCAGGCagaggacgaggacgaggaAGGCGCGGCGTCCCTATGCAGCGGTCGTCCTCCCTGCCCTCCTCGCTCCTCTCGCCCTCCAGGGTCGTGTCCTCTGTCAGGATCCAGTTTGGGCGAGGCCAGGCGTCCTGCACGCAGCCCAGATTCTCCTTCAAATACAACCAGGAGGCCGAAGGGGACGGGGACGGGGAAGaggtagaggaggaggaaggacaaACCAACTGTCTGTCTACTTTGATTATAAACCCTGCCTCCTCGTCTGGCTCTATCAACCAACCACTAAGGCTTCCCACAGAAGCTCGCATCCCACCTAAACCTATCCCACGCCACCTGCTGCGGTCAACCTGCTCCCTGCAGAGCTGCAGCCCTCCTCCTGATTGGTCACCAGGAAGCCCTGCCCACTCCTGGAGCACCCAGAGCGTTCCTGATCTCTCCTCCAATCAGCGGCAGCCGTGCCAGTTCCAACAGAACATTAGCACCAACCAAAACCATTACCGTTACCCTAATCCTAATCCTACAGCTCAGTATGTTAACCCAAGCCCCAATCCTAGTCCCAGCCTTAACTCCAGCCAATACCCCTTCACTCTGAACCCTCCTCCACAGTATCCTGCCCCTCTCCATCCGTATGCCAGTCTTCCTAACCTTCTTCACCACCACAACTTGTCCCACCATTCTAGTCTAAACAGTCTCTACCAACCTACAACTCCCACAATGCCCCAGCACGAAAGCCTCTCCAACTTGCATCAGCCCTCCACTTCCACGGCATCTCACCACGTCAGTCTGGGCAGCCTGCATCCGAGAACTCCAGCAATGCACCACCAGGGCTACAATCATCTATACGGCCATCAGTCACCCTACCATGCCACTCCTCACGGCTCGCAGTTTGCCTCGCCCTACCTCGGCCACCATGGGTACAACATGAACCCAAACCTGGCGTTTCCACACCTGGCCCCAGAACACAGCCTCCATCCAGGGTTTGCTCCTCCTGCTCCAGGTTACTTCCCAGACCTGGCCTCAACCCTAGGCCCAAGTCACAGCATCCACCCGGGGCTGGCTCCTTATGTTGCTCCAGGTCCGGGACCCAGTCAGGGCCCGTCCAGCACTGAGATGCAGCTGAGGAGAGTTCTGCATGACATCAGAGAAACGGTTCAGAGTCTGAGCCAG AACCGAGCCGACACTCCAGACGCGTTCAGGGAGCACAGAGCAGCTCGGCCCAGCCACCAG TCTTTGGCAGAGTTTAAGCAGAAGAGGCAGAGTCTAAACTTATTCCGCAGTCAGATGATGGACCTGGAGCTGTCAATCATCCGACAGCAGGCTCTGGTCTACAAACACCTGAGCCCTGCCGACAG gatggAGGTGGAGCAGCTTCAGTCTCTGAGGTCAGCAGTGAGAGAGGAACTGCAGGAGCTGGAACAACAGCTGGAAGACAGACTGATGGAGGTGACACATCACACCCAACACAGg AGTCTCCATAGAGACGGCAGTCTTGACAGCCTGTCCACCGCCTCTGCACTAAGAGCCATGGAGCCG GTGTCGGACCTCCTCAGAGAGCAGCTCTACCTCCAATCTGAGCTCAGCTACGACGGTAACACCCCCTCCACCGACTGCTCCTCCAGATCCTCCAGTCCAGTCCGAGGAGGAAGCGGCGAGCAGAGAGGAGGCGTGTACCGGGCATCAATTAACATAAACCCTGCCCCCCCTCCTcgacccaacacacacactgaggaagagaaggagggagagagggacggaggagaaggaggagaaatacaagaggaggagggagcagCAGGAGAAGTCAGAGTGGGGAACCTGCAGCAGCTTATCAGAGAG ATTCGAGAGAGCGTGGCGCAAGAGGTCCGACAGGAGATCTACAGTGAGCTGCTGGCTGCCGTCTCGCCAAGGCGATCGCCCCTGCCCGGCAAGAAACACCCGCAGTAG